TTTGGCATATACGCCGCAACACGATCCCCACGTTTGACACCGAGCTGTCTTAATTGATGGGCAACTGATGCCACTTTTTCCTCTAATTCTTTCCAACTTAACTCTTTGCTGCGAATGTGTTCAGAACGAAAATAAATCGCTGTTTTATCTTCTTGATATTTTGTAAAAATATTTTCAGCATAGTTTAGTCTTGCACCTTCAAACCATGTTGCTCCTGGCATCTTTCTATCCGATAGCACGTTCTGAAAGTTACTTTCAGCTTTCACACCACAATAGTCCCATATCGACTCCCAAAATTCCTCTAATTCATCAACGGACCATTTCCATAAATCAGTATACTTACTAAAAGTAAGCCCCTTGGTTTCCTGTAACCAATTCATGTAGCTAGTCATAGTAGAATTGTCAATTCTTTGTTGAGATGGTGTCCAAATAACCTCTCTGCTTGAAAAACCTCCCATAAAATCAACTCCTTATTAAACCATATTTCCGCTTTATAGTTCCACAAATATACTATTACGAAAATTCAGTATATTATGACCCGACTTCTTGAACAAAGAATGTGTATATGTTCTCTAAAAAATCATTTTTTTAGAGGAAAATTGGAATGAATGTAACCCCGATTGCTGCTACGATAAATAATAACACCATCGAAACTAGACAGTATCCCCATATGTCTTTTAGTGATAACCCAGCTAGACCAAGTGCAGGCAAGACAAAAAATGGTTGGAGCAGGTTAGTTAATAAATCCCCGATCGTTACTGAATTGATCGCCACACTAACCGGAATCCCCATTTGCTGTACGGCTTCTACCATAATTGGACCTTGAATTTGCCATTGTCCCCCAGCGGAAGGTACAAAAATATTGACAAATCCAGCTGCGATTAAGCTTAAGACCGGATACGTAAATTCATTTGAGATACTAACAAACCATTGTGCAATTACTGTAATTAAGCCTGCCCCTGCCATCATTCCCATAATCCCAGCATAAAAAGGGAATTGAAGGAGTATTCCTGAAGCAGAAGGCATTCCTCCTGTAATCGCTTTAATATAGCTTTGTGGTGATCCATGAAGAGCTAAACCTAATATAATAAACATAAAATTTAAAATATTTAAATCTAAATTAAATCCATTTTGACTAAAGTAAATAACAATCCAAGTCATACCCATGAGCACAATGAGGTAATTAAGTATCTTACTATTGTCGAGCCTTGTTGCTACCGTTCTTTCTGGTTCAGGTTTGTTTTCATGTTGTACCTCAACGGATGATGCTATTTCATCTGTTGCAAAATGAGCAAAGGGCCGAACATCATGCGGTTTCGGAGCCATTTTTCGATACGCCCAAATCGTGACAACGACAGACACTAAGGCAACCCCTAGTAATACTGGACTAAAAATCGTTTCCGTTAATGGAACTAGGCCAATCTGTTCTTCAAGGGAGTGCCCCGGTGTGTTCACAAGCAATGGTGCCGTAACTGTAATGCTGGCAGGTAATATCGCAATCGTTCCCGTATAAGCGGCAGCAACTAAAATACGATAATCTGCTGTTTGGACATTTCGGGCCACTTCCATTGCAAATAAAGTCCCAAGAACGAATCCGAGTCCCCAGCTAATATAACCAGCAATCGCAGCTACAGTGATCGTCATCGTGATCGCAGATAGTTGATTTTTTGGTTTCTTAGCTATATTAGTCATCCACTTTTTAATTAGAGGAGCCTGTGTAAGAGCATACCCTGTAATTAAGATCAGAATCATTTGTGTCGTGAAAGCAAGAAAGTCCCAGAAGCCACCGTACCAAAATTCGATCATCGTAAGTAGTGACTCACCTCCGACGACCATCCCAAAAATGAGCGTAACAAAAGTCAAGATAATAGCAAAAATAAAAGCATTCGGTAAAAACTTTTCAACCGCAACATTAAATCTTTGTGATATCGCTCTCAACATAAAATTCCCCCTTTCGCGAGTCAGAACACACTTACGATAAGTGATAAAGTATAGAAAATAGCTCTTTATCCCTTCCTTTCGTACTGGTAGATCCTATAATCTTTCAGTACGAAACATATTATATTAAATATTCTAAATTGTCAATAAATTATATGTGTACATATATCGCACTCCTATTTATACGATCACTCGCACTTAAATAGCATGGGCAACATTTCAACAATCCTAGGATTTGTACCCCCTTAAAAGATTCCTAGCCCATAAAAAAAAGCACCTAATTGGTGCTCACTCATTTAACTTTCATTTCTATTTCAGCTAATAATAAATCAATCTTTGCATTCCTCATGCCTTTTGCAAGCTTCATACTTTCAAACTGCTGTTCCGCTAGATCCAATGCATCTTCTAAAGGCTTCACATTTTCCTCGTAATACCTTGTTCGCTCCTCGCCCCTATCCATTGAATCTAAAGCTTGTTCAGCTATAGAGTACGAAGTTTTGGCTATCGTTACCTTCTCGGCTTCTTTATTCACTTCTTCTGTATTTTTAACTTTCTCAGATTCTAGTTCCTTTTTCCAAGTCATGATTTCTTCTGTCACTTTATCCATATTGAATCACCCCAACTGTCATTTCGACAAAAAAGGGCAGTTCCCTGCCACAACCATTGAACTCATTTTATTCTTATTAAAACGAATATTGTTGGTTTTCCTTTAAGCATTTGCTTTGACGGCTGATATCTAAGAAGGTCATACAACGAATTGAAATAAGCTAGGGGAAATATTTAAAACAATATTGCTTCCTTCATCAAGGTACAACTAGATTGCAAGACAAAAATCGTCTTCATCCATCATAGGTTAGTGTTGGAAAAAGGCTTTTAGAAACATTCACAAGAGAAAGCACAGCTACAATGGAAAATAGCTGTGCCTCATCACCTGTGGTTCGCTGAGGGTGAGTATTCTTTCATTTTTCAGATCCAAGTTAATAACCTTGTTCTGATCCCCTTTATTTCCACTTATTTATTTGACTCGATCAGTTGGCTTTCAACAGAAAGCTCTAAGCTAGATACCATCTTGTTAACGGCACTAAACAGAGCTTTTATCGACGAGGTCATAATGTCAGTGTCTATGCCACATCCCCAATATACATCGCCATTTTTTGCGGTAATTCCTACATAAGAAACAGCGTTTGAACCTGAGCCTATTTCAAGTGCATGTTGCTTATAGACCAAATCCGTATAGTCGAGCCCTAGTTTGGTTTGCAGGGCATTACTGATAGCATCAAGTTTCCCATTTCCCTCACCAGAAAATTCGTGTTCATCATGATTGACGCGGATCGATACAGTCATTTCATAATGATCATTTTTCGTGTAATTGTAACGGATAAATTCCACAGGTGTATTAACATTTACATATTCGTTAATGAAAATGTCATAGATCTCATTCGGCAGAAGCTCCTTGTGCTCGTGATCTGAAACATTTTTCACACTATATCCAAAACTTTCACGCATTTCAGCCGGTAGGTC
This genomic window from Desertibacillus haloalkaliphilus contains:
- a CDS encoding short-chain fatty acid transporter; amino-acid sequence: MLRAISQRFNVAVEKFLPNAFIFAIILTFVTLIFGMVVGGESLLTMIEFWYGGFWDFLAFTTQMILILITGYALTQAPLIKKWMTNIAKKPKNQLSAITMTITVAAIAGYISWGLGFVLGTLFAMEVARNVQTADYRILVAAAYTGTIAILPASITVTAPLLVNTPGHSLEEQIGLVPLTETIFSPVLLGVALVSVVVTIWAYRKMAPKPHDVRPFAHFATDEIASSVEVQHENKPEPERTVATRLDNSKILNYLIVLMGMTWIVIYFSQNGFNLDLNILNFMFIILGLALHGSPQSYIKAITGGMPSASGILLQFPFYAGIMGMMAGAGLITVIAQWFVSISNEFTYPVLSLIAAGFVNIFVPSAGGQWQIQGPIMVEAVQQMGIPVSVAINSVTIGDLLTNLLQPFFVLPALGLAGLSLKDIWGYCLVSMVLLFIVAAIGVTFIPIFL